A window from Sulfurimonas sp. C5 encodes these proteins:
- a CDS encoding secondary thiamine-phosphate synthase enzyme YjbQ yields MSIFQKTIKISPKTRGFHLITKEIENALVSFSNVSDGILHIFLKHTSASLTINENADPTVRDDMEEFFCDTVDDKPYYVHTYEGKDDMPAHIKSSLLGNSLNIPVSNGKMNLGTWQGIYLGEHRDHGGSRTLVLTLHY; encoded by the coding sequence TCAAAAAACAATAAAAATTTCACCAAAAACAAGAGGCTTTCATCTTATAACCAAAGAGATAGAAAATGCCCTTGTATCTTTTTCAAATGTAAGTGATGGAATATTACATATATTTTTAAAACACACATCCGCTTCCCTTACAATCAATGAAAATGCCGATCCGACTGTAAGAGACGACATGGAAGAGTTTTTTTGCGATACGGTTGATGATAAGCCATACTATGTACATACTTATGAAGGTAAAGATGATATGCCTGCACACATAAAAAGCTCTTTATTAGGGAACTCACTCAATATTCCCGTATCAAACGGCAAGATGAATCTAGGAACTTGGCAGGGGATCTATTTGGGTGAGCATAGAGATCACGGAGGGAGTCGAACCTTGGTTTTGACTCTGCATTATTAA